GCTCTATCCTCTTGTCGCTCGCTATCCCATGGGGCAAAGCCGAGCGCCAGCCGCTAGCTATTATCGTGTCGAAGGCTGGCTTTTCAGCGCCGTTCATCTTCATTGCGTACTCCATCTTTGCCGCTATCTCCCTCTCGCGCCTGCCTTCGCTTATCTCCTCTAAAGCGACCATCATCGCCTGGTCGGCTATCCTGCAGGCCCTCTCAATAACCTCAAGCTCTTCGGGAGTTTTGATGATGCGGAGCTCCTTGATGACGTCATCAACCGCCGTGAAGTCCTCAACGCTGGCCTTCTCCTTCAGCGTCTTTATTGTAGAAAAGCTCGTTCTTCCCTCGATGCCGAGTTTCCTGAGTTTGAAGGACGAAAGTCTCTCGTAGAGTTCCTTTCCGGTTTTGAACTTCTCAACGGGCACCTTTGATGTCTCTCTTGCCTCTTCGTATTCCAGCTCCGGAACTAGGAAAACTGCCTCATCCGGCGTTACAACGAGGTAGCCACCGAGAACCGGGGAAGAGCCCGTGAAGTAATAGAGGTTTGGCCTGTGGGTTATCAAAATTCCGTCGAGTTCCTTCCCGGCTATGAACTCTCTGAGTTTTTCGATTCTCATCTCTATCACCGGAGGCAGTATTCCCCTTTGGATAAAACGGTTTCGGAAGGGATATAAAGAGGGGTCACCAAGGAATAACGGTGCCCGAGATGACGGTCTATCTCTTCGACTTCGACGGAACGCTCGTCGACAGCACCGGGGCCGTTGAGAAGGCTTTGAGGCTCGCCATTGAGAAGACAATTCCAGCTGTAATAGAGAGCGACCTATACGACGAGTACTACAAAGCATTGTTCCTCTTCATTAAGGGAAAGCTGACCTACCAGCATCTCGGCGTAATCCACGAGCTCGTGGCACAGGGCACGATACATGAGTACTACAAGCTCATGCCCAAATACATCAAGGACTTTCCCTTCGCTCGGCAGGTCGTCAGGGAACTCAGGAAGCGAGGAAGGAGGGTAATAAGCTTCTCCGGGGAGCATACCTACCCCGGGGGAAAGGTCATCTTCATGAAAAAGACCAACTGGTACGAGGAGTTTGATGAAGTCATAACCTTCAAGGGAACCAAGGACATGCTGGTGAAGTTCCAGACGCTGAGGGAGCTCTATCCTGAAGAGCCCTTTGTGTGGGTTGATGACAGCCCTGCGAGGTTCACCTACATCCTCGATGAGAATACCCTTCTGGTTCAGAAGGCTTCTCCCTACAAGAGCGATGTTGCCCTGCTCTTCGAGAGGCAGAACTTCATAAAGATTAGATCAATAAGGGACGTCCTTGAGATAGACGACGGCCTGAGTGAGTTCCTGGATAAAGCTTAAAAATCGGAGCCGAGACCTTAATCCGGGTGAGGGCGATGGCCAGAGTAAAGGCGGTCGTCCTCTCCTACGCGGGTTCTCACGAGCACCAGGACAACCACCGGATGATTCTCAAGCCCCTCGGAATCGAGGACAGGGGAAGTGCCTCAAGCCTCATAGGCAGGAAGGTCATCTGGAAAACCCCAACGGGCAGGAAAATGGTCGGAAAGGTCATCAAGACCCACGGGAACCGGGGAGAGGTCAAGGCCTACTTCAACCCGGGCCTGCCCGGACAGGCCCTCGGGGACATCGTCGAGATAATCTAAAACCCTTTAAGGCTCCAGCCCTTTCTTTTCTCGGTGGGAGAATGGAGCTTGTAGAGGTAAGGGAGGGACTTGCGAGGATTTTGGTTCCAAAGGCGGAGAGGATTTACGACGCGCCGGTCTTCTACAACCCCGTGATGGCCCTTAACAGGGACATAAGCGTCCTCTTGGCGAGGGTAACTTCGCCGAAGAGGGTTCTCGACGCCCTCTCCGCGACCGGGATAAGGGGCATCAGGTACGCCCTCGAAAGCCCGGCAGAGGAAGTATGGCTCAACGACATAAACGAGAGGGCCTTCGAGCTGATGAAGAGGAACATCGCCCTGAACTTCAGTGGAAGCCTTGAGGAGAGGGGAAAGCGGGCCTTTCTCCGGGGGGAGAAGGAGGTAATAGCGAACCTCGGGGATGCCAACCTTCTGATGGCCGAGAAGTTCCGCTACTTTGACCTCCTTGACCTTGACCCCTTTGGCTCACCTATGGAGTTCCTCGACACGGCCTTGAGGAGCGTCAGGCGGAGGGGGATTTTAGCCCTCACCGCAACCGATACGGGGGTCCTCTGCGGCGCCTACAGGAGGGCCTGCAGGAAAAACTACCTTGCGGAGCCGATAAGGGGTGAGCTGTGCCACGAAGCGGGGCTGAGGATACTCATAGGGACGGTCGCCAGGTACGCGGCCAAGTACGACCTCGGCGTTGATGTTTTACTCGCCTACTACCGCGACCACTACTTCAGAGCTTTCCTCCGGCTGAAGAGCGGTGCCAGAAAGGCCGAGGAGAGCCTAGCCAGGCTCGGCTACCTGTGGCAGGACGAAAGGGGAAAGTTCGAGTACTCCCTGGAGTTCCTACCGGCGAAACCCGGGGCCCACGGCCCGATGTGGCTCGGCCCTCTAAAGGACGTCGAAGTGGTTGAGAAAATCCTAAAGGAAGCGAGAAACCATACCCTCGGACACAGAAAGACCATCCCATTCCTTGAACTCCTAGCGGAGGAGCTCGACGTCCCATTCCACTACGACACCCATGCACTGGCGAGGAAGAACGGCCTTGAGGTAAGGAAGATTGGAGAGGTAATCGAGAAGCTCAGGGGGCTCGGCTACAGGGCAACGAGGACCCACTTTTCCCCGACGGCCATAAAGACGGACGCTCCCTTTGAGGAAGTCCTGAACGCTATGAGGGGTGGTTAAGGTGGATGCCCTCAGGCTCGTTGAGAGGTTTTACATTAACGAATGGGCCGACGCGACCCTCTACGAGGAGCTCGCCAGGGGAGAAAGGGACGAGAGAATAAAAAGAGAACTTGAAAGGCTGGCGGAGCTTGAAAGGAGGCACGCAGAGTTCTGGAGGAGTGTTCTTGAGAAGAGGGGAAGGAAGCCACCAAAACCAAAGGTCAGCGGGGTAACTCTCCTCGGCGTCAAGCTCCTTCGAAGGGTTCTTGGGGTGGGAGTCGTTGCTTCCCTCCTTGAGATGGGCGAAAACAGCGCCATAGAGCGATATTTCCAGTTTCTCAGGGAGTTCTCCGGACAGTTAGACGAGGAAGAAGTCCGGATACTCAGGCGGGTTATCCTCGACGAGATAGAGCACGAGAAGTTCTTCAGGGAGGAGGAGAAGAGGTTCCACGTCGAGCACATAAGGGACCTCATCCTCGGGATGAACGACGGCCTTGTTGAGCTACTCGGAGCCGTCACGGGTCTGTCAGCTGTTTATCCAACGAGGCCAACCCTGGTGGGTGTCAGCGGACTCGTCGTCGGCATCGCAGGGGCGCTGTCAATGGCCATCGGTGCCTTCATTTCCGTGCGCTCCCAGAGGCAGGTCAAAGAATCGGTGCGCTCAAGGATGGAGGCCCTCTTCGAGGTCTCCCCGGAAAAGGCCCTTGAGGAGCTGACCGACCGGCTTAGGGAAGGAGGCCTGCCCGAGGAGATAGCAAAGGAGATAGCCGAAAAGCTCAGGGAAAGACCGGAGGCAGTAAAGAGGCTCTTACTCCCCGAAACCGAGGAGAACGAAGTGAGAGCTGCGCTCTACACTGGGCTCTCTTACCTCATCGGGGTCGCCTTCCCAGTGAGCCCCTACTTCATAGCGTCGAGCTCACTGACGGCTCTGGCGCTCTCGGTGGTTCTTGCCGGCACGGTGCTGGGGGTGGTTGCCTCGATCATAGCGCTCCTCTCGGGCATCTCGGTGAAAAAGAAGGCCTTTGAGATGGTGTCAACTGGCCTCGGCGCGGCTTTCCTGAGTTACCTCTTCGGAAGGCTGATGGAGGCCGTCTTCCACGTCTCGGCACTGTAGGGGCGAAACCAGCTTTTCTGCCGTTTTTCCAGCTTTCGCCACGCCCTCAAACTTTCACGTACTTCCACTTTCCTTTCCTGAATATCAGCCAGTAGAAGAGGGCGCTGGTAAAGGTCTCAAGGCTCATTGCTATCCATGCCGCGACGACACCCAATCCCCTGAAGTGAAGCGGACCTATTGAAAAGCCGAAACCGAGAAGGTAGGCGGGCACTATGCGGAAGAGGAGCTTGCTCACCGCTGTGACGTACATCGGGCTCTTGGTGTCTCCAGCCCCCCTGAGGGCACCGCTGAGGACGAAGACCCATCCGAGGGGAACCTCGCTTATCCCGACTATCAGAAGGTATATAACAGCCAAACTCAGAACCTCGTTGTAATGGGGGTCGCTTTTTGTAAGGAAAGGCATCACAAGGTAGCGGGGAAAGGCGATGAGGACGAAGGCCATAACCGACATGAAGACCGTCACCATCTTCAGGGCCTCTTTAACCGTCCTCTCGGCCTCGTCTGGCCTTCCGGCCCCCAGGTTCTGGCCGACCAGCGCGGATGAAGCAACGTTGAACCCAAAGGCCGGCATGTAGGCTATGCTCTCTATTCTCAGTCCGATCTGATGGGCCGCCAGAGCAACGTCACCGAAGCGGGTAACGATGCTCATGTAGAGGAAGTTGTAGAAGCTGAAGAGACCGCGCTCTACAAGCGTTGGGATTCCAATCCTCACTATCCTCTTAACCATAGTCCATTCAAAGCGCCACGCGGGTCTGAAGCGGATGATGAGCCTTCCCGAGAAGAGCAACATCATAACCACTGCCGTGGCAACGGTTATTCCGATTCCCGAAGCCCAAGCCGCGCCAACCGCCCCGAGCCTCGGAAAGCCCAGCTCACCGTAGATTAAGAGGTAGTCAAAGGTCGCGTTGAGGACGTTCATAAGGATGCCCACCTTCATCGGCGTCTTCGTGTCGCCTGCCCCCCTCAGTGCTGAGTTGGCGGTGAAGAGGATGAAGCGTATCGGGTAGAAGAGGAAGACGACCTTCAAGTAGGCGTAGGCCAGCTTCAAAAGCTCTCCCCTTGCCCCCATTATCCGGAGAACATCATCACCGAAGAACCAGCCGAAGAGCATGACCGGGATTCCGAGGAGAAACGCCAAATAAAGGCTCTGCTCAAGAACGAGTTCGGCCCCCGGGAAGTCCTTCGCGCCCACGAACCGGGCAACGAGGGCAAGCGTTCCAACCGAGACCGTCATCATTATCGGGAACATGAACCAGCTTACCTGTCCCCCCAGCCCGACGGAGGCTATAGCCAGAGCACTAACGTGGCCGACCATCAGGGTGTCCACTAGGTTGAGAAGCGTCTGGGAGATGTTGGCAACTATCGCCGGCCAGGCCAGAGACCATATCCTGCGCTGGGTCTCGGTGAGCATCATTAAGACGTCCCTCTAAACGGGGAGAAGGACATTTTAGTTAATAAGGGTTGCGGCTCCGGGGAGCTAGAAACGCTAGAAATGATGAAGAGAAAAAAGGTCAGTACTTGAGGTTCCTCTTCTTCTTCCACTTGTGGCTCCAGCTGTACTTCCTCATTCTCCTGCTCCTGCCGAAGCCACAGGCTGCGCAGTAGCCCTTCTTGACGTTGAAAGCCCTTCTACCGCAGCGCCTGCACCTGATGTGGGTCGGAGTGTGGTTCCTCCTGCCCTTCGGTGCCGTTCCAGAGCCCATAGCTCAGACCTCCTTCACTCGATCTCAACGGGGGAAATAGCGAGGACGTTGTCTCCCCTTATGACGATTTTACCGTACTTCTTAACCTCCTCGCCGTCCTGCATGAGCGACGCATCGGCGAGGACAACGTTCAGGTGGATGTCATAACCGATGAGCTTACCCCTGAACTCGCCACCCCTCTTGAGGAGCACGAGGACGTCCTTGTCAAGGGACCTGTGAATAACGTCGAGTGGTCTTTCCGCCATTTTCACGCACCTCCAAACAATCAAAGCTCATAGCCTTAACGAGGGGAACGGTTTATAACTCTTTCCCCCGCTCCTCCACTCACGGAAAGGGCCTTCAAAGTGCCCACCCCTACACTGCAATCCGGGGAAAACCATATAACACTGTATCACCATCAGTGACTAAGGTGGTCGAATGAAGGGAAAGGGAACCGCAATCATTCTTCTCCTCCTGCTCGCCGTAGTTGCCTCGGGTTGCCTCTCCTCCCAGGGGACGCTCACTCACACCACCAGCTTCTCGCAAACGTCAACGCAGAGCACCTTCTCTTCCGTCTCCCAAAGCTCCACCCAGACTTCCAGGTCTGAAAACCTCAGCTCTGCCCCACCCTCCGGCTACACGCCCCTCTACTCCTCGGGAAAGGGCTGTCCCTCAGGGAGGGTTCCGGTTACGTTCACATACGACCCCGGGAACAGGACTGTCATCTCAGTCAGCCTGCGCGGGAGCTTCAACAACTGGGGCGAGTGGCCGATGAAGGAGGAGAAGGGAGTCTGGAAGACGACCGTCTGCCTCGCTCCCGGAAAGTACCAGTACAAGTACTTCATCGACGGCCAGTGGGTCAAGGACATGTCAGACGACGGCACCAGACGGCCCTACGATCCGGAAGCGGACGGTTACGTCAACGATGGCTACGGCGGAAAGAACGCGGTGCGTATCGTTGAGGGCAGTGCGACCTTCTACGTGGACTTCAAGCCGAACGACCCGGCATATCTGAGCGTCGCCAACAACAGGACGGTGATAAGGTTCAAGGCGAAGAGGAAAACTGTAAGCTCCGCTCTCCTCGTGACGGACAGGGGAAACTACACGATGGAGCTCCAAGTCTGGTGGGACTCCGGAGAGATGTGGCGCGCTGAGGTTCCCCTCCTTGAGCCCCTCAGGTATTACATTCTTCTCAACTCGACCGATGGGGAGAGGTTTGCCGTCCTGAACACGAGTGAAAATCCCTTCTTCAGCTTCGACGGCGTTGACCGCTTCCCCCAGCTGGAGTGGGTGAGCAACGGGATAGCATACCAGATATTCCCGGACAGGTTCAACAACGGGAACAGGAGCAACGACCTCCTCGCCCTAGACCACGACGAGCTACTCCTCAATCAGGTTCATCCTGGGAAGCCGATACTCTCCAACTGGAGCGACCCGATAACGCCCCTCCACTGCTGCCACCAGTACTTTGGAGGCGACATAGCGGGCATAACCGGGAAGCTCGACTACCTTCAGAGCTTCGGCGTCACGATAATCTACCTCAATCCGATTACACTCTCCGGAAGTGCACACGGCTACGACACCTACGACTACTACAAACTCGACCCAAAGTTCGGAACCGAAAAAGAGCTCAGGGAGTTCCTCGATGAGGCTCACAAGAGGGGAATACGGGTAATCTTCGACTTCGTGCCCAACCACTGCGGAATAGGAAACCCCTTCTTCCTCGACGTCTGGGAGAAAGGCAACCAGAGCCCCTACTGGGACTGGTTCTTCATCAAAAAGTGGCCCTTCAAGCTGGGCGACGGAAAAGCTTACATCGGCTGGTGGGGGATTGGGAGTTTGCCCAAGCTCAACACGGCCAACCCGGAGGTTAGGGAGTACCTGATTGGCGCTGCCCTGCACTGGATTGAGGTCGGCTTCGACGGAATAAGGGTTGACGTTCCCAACGAGGTTCTGGATCCGGAAACCTTCTTCTCCGAGCTGAGGGAGCGGGTCAAGGCCGAGAAGCCGGATGCATACCTTATCGGGGAAATATGGACGCTCTCGGCTGAGTGGGTTAAGGGAGACCGCTTCGACTCGCTCATGAACTACGCCCTTGGCAGGGATATTCTCCTGAACTACGCGAGGGGCTACCTGAGCGGGAGGGCGACGCTTAAGATGCTAGGGAGATATTACGCGAGCTACGGGGAGAACGTCGTTGCGATGGGCTTCAACCTCGTTGACTCCCACGATACATCGAGGGTTCTCACCGACCTCGGGGGCGGTTCCCTTGGGGACACACCAAGCAACGAGTCCATAAAGAGGCTCAAACTCCTCTCAACCCTCCTCTACACCCTTCCGGGGACGCCCGTGACCTTCCAGGGCGACGAGAGGGGTCTGCTTGGGGATAAAAACCACTACGACGAGCAGCGCTACCCGATACAGTGGGACGAGGTGAACGAAGACGTGCTGAACCACTACCGGGCCCTTGCGAAGCTCAGGAAGGATGTTCCTGCCTTAAGGAGCAGTGCGATACGCTTCTACACCGCGAAGGACGGGGCTTTAGCCTTCTTCAGGGGGCACGACGACGAGGTTCTCGTTGTAGCGAACGCCTGGAGAAAACCAGCTGGGATAGAACTCCCGCCCGGAGAGTGGAGAGTCATCTGGCCCGCGGAGTACAAGCAATCCCCCGTTTCAGGGAAAATCGAAGTGCCCCCGATAAGCGTCCTCGTCCTTGAGAGGGGCTGAAGCTCCTTCAATTTTTGCCTCCATGTTCTCCAAAACATTTTTATGAAGTCCCTCTCTCCAGTTTCAGGTGGTGAGCGATGGGAGAACCAGATAAGTACGAGATTTTACAGGATTTGATGAGGAGGAGGGGCTTTGCCT
The nucleotide sequence above comes from Thermococcus sp.. Encoded proteins:
- a CDS encoding alpha-amylase family glycosyl hydrolase, producing MKGKGTAIILLLLLAVVASGCLSSQGTLTHTTSFSQTSTQSTFSSVSQSSTQTSRSENLSSAPPSGYTPLYSSGKGCPSGRVPVTFTYDPGNRTVISVSLRGSFNNWGEWPMKEEKGVWKTTVCLAPGKYQYKYFIDGQWVKDMSDDGTRRPYDPEADGYVNDGYGGKNAVRIVEGSATFYVDFKPNDPAYLSVANNRTVIRFKAKRKTVSSALLVTDRGNYTMELQVWWDSGEMWRAEVPLLEPLRYYILLNSTDGERFAVLNTSENPFFSFDGVDRFPQLEWVSNGIAYQIFPDRFNNGNRSNDLLALDHDELLLNQVHPGKPILSNWSDPITPLHCCHQYFGGDIAGITGKLDYLQSFGVTIIYLNPITLSGSAHGYDTYDYYKLDPKFGTEKELREFLDEAHKRGIRVIFDFVPNHCGIGNPFFLDVWEKGNQSPYWDWFFIKKWPFKLGDGKAYIGWWGIGSLPKLNTANPEVREYLIGAALHWIEVGFDGIRVDVPNEVLDPETFFSELRERVKAEKPDAYLIGEIWTLSAEWVKGDRFDSLMNYALGRDILLNYARGYLSGRATLKMLGRYYASYGENVVAMGFNLVDSHDTSRVLTDLGGGSLGDTPSNESIKRLKLLSTLLYTLPGTPVTFQGDERGLLGDKNHYDEQRYPIQWDEVNEDVLNHYRALAKLRKDVPALRSSAIRFYTAKDGALAFFRGHDDEVLVVANAWRKPAGIELPPGEWRVIWPAEYKQSPVSGKIEVPPISVLVLERG
- a CDS encoding MATE family efflux transporter — translated: MMLTETQRRIWSLAWPAIVANISQTLLNLVDTLMVGHVSALAIASVGLGGQVSWFMFPIMMTVSVGTLALVARFVGAKDFPGAELVLEQSLYLAFLLGIPVMLFGWFFGDDVLRIMGARGELLKLAYAYLKVVFLFYPIRFILFTANSALRGAGDTKTPMKVGILMNVLNATFDYLLIYGELGFPRLGAVGAAWASGIGITVATAVVMMLLFSGRLIIRFRPAWRFEWTMVKRIVRIGIPTLVERGLFSFYNFLYMSIVTRFGDVALAAHQIGLRIESIAYMPAFGFNVASSALVGQNLGAGRPDEAERTVKEALKMVTVFMSVMAFVLIAFPRYLVMPFLTKSDPHYNEVLSLAVIYLLIVGISEVPLGWVFVLSGALRGAGDTKSPMYVTAVSKLLFRIVPAYLLGFGFSIGPLHFRGLGVVAAWIAMSLETFTSALFYWLIFRKGKWKYVKV
- a CDS encoding 50S ribosomal protein L35ae; protein product: MARVKAVVLSYAGSHEHQDNHRMILKPLGIEDRGSASSLIGRKVIWKTPTGRKMVGKVIKTHGNRGEVKAYFNPGLPGQALGDIVEII
- a CDS encoding VIT1/CCC1 transporter family protein gives rise to the protein MDALRLVERFYINEWADATLYEELARGERDERIKRELERLAELERRHAEFWRSVLEKRGRKPPKPKVSGVTLLGVKLLRRVLGVGVVASLLEMGENSAIERYFQFLREFSGQLDEEEVRILRRVILDEIEHEKFFREEEKRFHVEHIRDLILGMNDGLVELLGAVTGLSAVYPTRPTLVGVSGLVVGIAGALSMAIGAFISVRSQRQVKESVRSRMEALFEVSPEKALEELTDRLREGGLPEEIAKEIAEKLRERPEAVKRLLLPETEENEVRAALYTGLSYLIGVAFPVSPYFIASSSLTALALSVVLAGTVLGVVASIIALLSGISVKKKAFEMVSTGLGAAFLSYLFGRLMEAVFHVSAL
- a CDS encoding LSm family protein → MAERPLDVIHRSLDKDVLVLLKRGGEFRGKLIGYDIHLNVVLADASLMQDGEEVKKYGKIVIRGDNVLAISPVEIE
- a CDS encoding HAD family hydrolase, with product MTVYLFDFDGTLVDSTGAVEKALRLAIEKTIPAVIESDLYDEYYKALFLFIKGKLTYQHLGVIHELVAQGTIHEYYKLMPKYIKDFPFARQVVRELRKRGRRVISFSGEHTYPGGKVIFMKKTNWYEEFDEVITFKGTKDMLVKFQTLRELYPEEPFVWVDDSPARFTYILDENTLLVQKASPYKSDVALLFERQNFIKIRSIRDVLEIDDGLSEFLDKA
- a CDS encoding 50S ribosomal protein L37e, yielding MGSGTAPKGRRNHTPTHIRCRRCGRRAFNVKKGYCAACGFGRSRRMRKYSWSHKWKKKRNLKY
- the pepQ gene encoding Xaa-Pro dipeptidase PepQ, with the translated sequence MEMRIEKLREFIAGKELDGILITHRPNLYYFTGSSPVLGGYLVVTPDEAVFLVPELEYEEARETSKVPVEKFKTGKELYERLSSFKLRKLGIEGRTSFSTIKTLKEKASVEDFTAVDDVIKELRIIKTPEELEVIERACRIADQAMMVALEEISEGRREREIAAKMEYAMKMNGAEKPAFDTIIASGWRSALPHGIASDKRIERGDLVVIDEGALYGHYNSDMTRTIVVGSPNEKQKEIYEIVLEAQRKGVEEARPGITAKELDTLVRDVIAEYGYGDYFIHSTGHGVGLEIHEWPRVSQQDETVLKPGMVITVEPGIYIPKFGGVRIEDTIVITEKGARRLTKTERELI
- a CDS encoding tRNA (guanine(10)-N(2))-dimethyltransferase — encoded protein: MELVEVREGLARILVPKAERIYDAPVFYNPVMALNRDISVLLARVTSPKRVLDALSATGIRGIRYALESPAEEVWLNDINERAFELMKRNIALNFSGSLEERGKRAFLRGEKEVIANLGDANLLMAEKFRYFDLLDLDPFGSPMEFLDTALRSVRRRGILALTATDTGVLCGAYRRACRKNYLAEPIRGELCHEAGLRILIGTVARYAAKYDLGVDVLLAYYRDHYFRAFLRLKSGARKAEESLARLGYLWQDERGKFEYSLEFLPAKPGAHGPMWLGPLKDVEVVEKILKEARNHTLGHRKTIPFLELLAEELDVPFHYDTHALARKNGLEVRKIGEVIEKLRGLGYRATRTHFSPTAIKTDAPFEEVLNAMRGG